The Cystobacter fuscus DSM 2262 DNA window CGACGGACGAGCGGGCCGAGAAGTGGGACCTGCGTGAGGAGTTCTTTCACGAGGAAAGCCGTCAACGCTCCTCGGAACTGTTCCAGCAACCCGACAACCCCAACGCGGGTGCCCTGAGCAAGCCCCAACCCGAGAACCAACCCGATGCACGCCAGCAACTGGAGCACGAGCGCTTCGCCAGGCAGCTCGCCGAGCGGCTCGAGCGCGGCATCAATGACCGGGCGTTCGACCGGGTGGTGATCGCCTCGCCTCCAGGGTTCCTGGGCATGCTGCGCAAGGCCATCAGCCCCCGGGTCCAGCAGCGGCTGATGCTCGACATGCGGGCGGACTACACGCACGTGCCCGTCAAGGATCTGCCCGAGCGCATCCCCCTCACCTAGCAGGGGAGGCAACCAGCCGGCGCCCGCTGGGGCAGGGGCCCGGGCGGGACGGGGGACTTTCGGAGCTGTCGCGGCTTCGCCCCCCCTCCCGGGCAACCGAGGAGGCGACAGGGAGAGGAAGACCGGGCGGACTCCGTGGTACACGGAGGGTGGGGTGTTCCTGGGAGGCCGGAAGCGCCGGCCCCTTCCCCGCACGAAGGTTCCGAGATTCATGCGAGTTCCCCTGCTCAACTCCCTCAAGCTGCGCGGTCGGCTGACCTTATACGTCACCCTGCTGGCACTCATTCCCCTCGGCGTGACGTCCCTGGGAGGAGTGCTCTCCACCCAGTGGGTGCTCAAGGCGCAGGTGAACGAGATGCTGCGCATCGAGGCCGAGGGGCTGAAGGATCTGGTCGAGGCGTCCCTGGTGGAGCGCGAGACGAGCGTGCGCAGCTGGGCCGAGGACGCGCTGGTGCGCGAGGCGCTGCTCTCGGGCAGGCCCGAGCAGAGCGACGAGGTGCTCGTCCGTCTGCAATCGCACTACAACACCTTCGCGGGACTGGTGCTCTTCACCGACGAGGGCCGCGCGCTGTCCGCGAGCACGTCGGCGCTGCGCGATTCGTTCCAGGGCCAGGACGAGGCCGTGCGCGAGTCGGTCTGGTTCAGGGCCGCCCAGCAGGGCCAGTTCACCAGCTCGACGCTCACGCGGGAGGATCCCATCTTCGGCATGCCGGTGCTGCACCTGGCGGCGCCCGTGCTGGACCCGAGCAACGGACGTCGGCTGGGCGTGCTGCTCGCGGCGTATGACTGGGGACAGGTGGGCGAGGTGGTGAAGGCGGCGCTGGCGCGCGCCCGCGCTCGCAAGAACAACAGCTTCGCCCTGGAGGTGCGCTCCGCCTCGGGCACCGTGCTGTTCAACTCGCGCGGCCAGGAGGCCTGGAACGTGCCGGATGCGGTCACCGCCGAGGCCATCGATGACGATGTGCTCCGGGACGTGGGGGACGGCTGGCACTTCGTGGCGATGGCGGATCCCGCGGAGGTCCATGCCCCGGTCACCCGGATGCGCCAGGCCTTCCTGCTCAACCTGCTCGTCGTCGGCGCGCTCGTGAGCATGTGCGCCCTGGTGCTCGGCCGCACCATCACCCGGCCCATCGTGCAGTTGCACCAGGTGGTGCGCCACATCGTGCGCACGGGAGACCTCGCCCAGAAGCCCGAGGTGCACTCGCGCGACGAGGTGGGCGAGCTGGCCGAGTCCTTCCTGCAGATGGTGGAGAAGCTGCGCGCGACGACGGACAGCCTCCAGCGCGGCACGCGCGTGCTCACCGACACCGTGGCCGCGCTGACGCGCGCCGCCGAACAGGAGGAGAGCAACATCACCCGCCAGGCGGCGGCGCTGCAGCAGACGCAGGTGACGGCCCAGGAAATCAAGCAGACGTCGCTCCTGGCCGCGGAGCGGGCCGGGGCGGTGCTCCAGGTGGCCTCACGCGCCGAGGAGCTGGGCAAGGGTGGCGTGCGAGCCCTCACCGAGAGCATGAGCGGCTTCGAAACCCTGCGCGCGCAGGTCGACGAGATGTCGGTGCAGATCGGCCAGCTCAACGAGCGCGCCCAGCGCATCGGCGGCATCACCCTGACGGTCAAGGGGCTCGCGGACCGCTCCAACATGCTCGCGCTCAACGCCGCCATCGAGGCGGTGCGCTCCGGCGAGCACGGCAAGGGCTTTGGCATCGTGGCCAAGGAGATCCGCACGCTCGCCAACCAGTCCATCCACTCCACCGAGCAGGTGGGCTCGCTCCTGGAGGACATCACCCAGTCCATCCTCAAGACGGTGGAGCTGAGCGAGCAGGGCCAGAAGCGCATGGACAGCGGCCTCGCCCAGGTGCGCAGCAGTGGCGACAGCATCCAGGCCCTCAGCGGCATCGTGCAGGACAACATGAGCGCCGTGCGGCAGATCGCCCACGCCGTGAATCAGCAGAACGCGGGCATCCAGGAGATCTTCAACGCGCTCACGGACATGTCCAGCCTGATGCACGAGACCATGTTGGGACTCCAGGCCACCCAGAGCGTCACGGGCGAGCTGCGCGAGGTGGCCCAGCAGATGGAGAAGGTGGCGAGCAGCTACCGCGTGTAGCCGCCCGGTGGTACGAGGCGGGCCATGTCCCCACGCCTCCACGCGGTCATCCTGGATCTCGGCAACGTCCTCGCCTTCCACGACAACGCCCTGCTCTTCCGACGTCTGGGAGAGCGCGCGGGCCTGAATGCCCAGGACGCCGAGCGCCGCCTGTCCGGCGCGGGCTGGACGGCGGCCAACCGGGGACAGCTCGACGCCGAGGGCATCCGCGGCGACGTGTGCGGGGCGCTCGGGGTGGACCTGCCCATGGACGAGTTCAACGCCCTGTGGAACTGCCACTTCACGATTCACGAGGCGGTGCTGCCCCGGGTGGAAGGGCTGGTGGGGCGGGTGAAGCTGGTGCTGCTGTCCAACACCAACGTGCTGCACGTGGAGTGGCTGCGGCCCCGGCTGCCCCTCCTCGAGCGGTTCGACCACCTGGTGCTCAGCTGCGAGGTGGGCCTGGTGAAGCCCGAGCCCGCCATCTACCAGGAGGCCCTGCGGCACGCGGGCTGCGCGCCCCAGGAGGCCGCCTTCTTCGACGACGTGCCCGCGTATGTCGAGGCGGCGAACGCCGTGGGCCTCCAGGGCCACGTCTTCACCACCGCCGCCGCCTTCGACGCGCAGCTGCGGGCGCTCGGGCTGTAGCGGGCACTACTTCGCTTAGCGCGCCAGGGGCGACTCGTGACGGGCGGCCTCCGTCCAGGCCTTCAGCGCCGGTAGGGCGAGCACCGCGTCCCGGTAGGCGGCGCCCACCGCGTCCAGCTCCACGCCATGGGTGACGAAGCGCGTGACGACGGGCGCGTAGAAGGCGTCCGCGATGCTGAAGTCCCCGAAGAGGAACGGCCCGCCCTGTCCGAAGCGCGAGCGGCAGTCCTTCCAGAGCGAGGTGATGCGCGCGATGTCCTCGGCGACTCCCGGGGCGCGCCCCTGTCCCGGCTTGCGGGCGTGCAAGTCCATGGGCATGTGGGTGCGCAGCATGGCGAACCCCGAGTGCATCTCCGCGGTGACGGCACGCGCCACGGCCCGCGCCTCGCGCGCCTGGGGCCACAGCCGCGCCTCCGGGAACTGCTCCGCGAGGTACTCGCAGATGGCCAGCGAATCCCAGAGCACCAGCTCACCATGCTGGAGCGCCGGCACCCGTCCACTGGGCGAGTACTTCGCGATGTGGCTGGCCGTGTCCGGCTGGCCCAGGGGGATCACCACCTCGCGGAAGGGCTGCCCGGTGTGGGCGAGCGCGAGATAGGGCCGCAGCGACCAGGAGGAGTGGTTCTTCGAGCCGACGACGAGGGTGAGTTCGTTCATGGGGGCGCACCTTAGCGCCCCCGTTCGCCCGCGCGGGGGCTCAGCTTCGGCTGGGCAACAGCCCGCGCAGACGCGCCACCCACGAGCGCGGGCGGCGCACGGGCGGATCAATCCGGTAGACGGGCACCGGCAGGCGGATCTTCTTCAAGTCGCTGCGGCCCAGGCGCACCATGGCGGCCTCGACCTGGAGGCCGCGCACCTGCCGCGCCACCGGCTCACTGACATAGAGGGTCCCGGGCCGCGCGAGCGACTCCAGGCGGGCGGCCAGGTTGACGCCCTCGCCGAACACGTCTCCATCCTGGTGCACCACCGAGCCCAGGTGGATGCCGATGCGCAGTTGCACCCGGCGCTCGTCCGGCACGCACTCGTTGCGAGCGTTCAGCGCCGACTGCAACTCCAGCGCGCAGGCCACCGCCGGAAGCGCTTCGTCGAACTCGACGAGAAAACCATCCTCCAGCCGCTTGATCTCCCGTCCGCCATGACCAGACAGCAGGCTGCGCACGAGCCGTCCATGCTCCTCGCGCAATTCGTTGTTGAGCGACTCGTCCCGACGAGCCTCGGTGCTCAGCTCCACCATGTCCGTGAACATGATGGCCGCGATCCTGGGGGGCTCCGCTTGTTGCGCATCCACCATCATCCGCGATCTCCCTCCCCCCCAGACCTGGCGAATGTTACCTCATGAACACTCGCCTGCATCCACCGGCGCTCCTCGGAGGAGCGAGCACCGGAGCCTGCCCATTGAGGCCGGAACGGTGCGAGCCCGTCCCGCCAGCAACCCACCTTTCGAGTACGATGAAGCTAGCCCATCCCCCGCGCGAGCAACAACCGGGGGTCCTCACCTGGAGTGGGAAGCCGTCGAGGACGTGACAACCCGCGTCACGCACATCCATCCGTGAGTGTTGAGCCACCCACCATGTCCGCTCCCGACAGCCCGCAGGACGATCGGACCCCGCCGTGGACGCCCATGTGGCTCGCACTGGGCGTGTTGTTGATGGCCACCGCGGCGCGTCATGAACGGGGAGTGTTGGCCGCGCTCGCCACGCTCGTGCTGCTGCCCAGCTTGTGGCGGGTGCTCACACGTCGGTGGGTGCGAGGGGATGTG harbors:
- a CDS encoding glutathione S-transferase family protein, with amino-acid sequence MNELTLVVGSKNHSSWSLRPYLALAHTGQPFREVVIPLGQPDTASHIAKYSPSGRVPALQHGELVLWDSLAICEYLAEQFPEARLWPQAREARAVARAVTAEMHSGFAMLRTHMPMDLHARKPGQGRAPGVAEDIARITSLWKDCRSRFGQGGPFLFGDFSIADAFYAPVVTRFVTHGVELDAVGAAYRDAVLALPALKAWTEAARHESPLAR
- a CDS encoding adenylate/guanylate cyclase domain-containing protein; the encoded protein is MMVDAQQAEPPRIAAIMFTDMVELSTEARRDESLNNELREEHGRLVRSLLSGHGGREIKRLEDGFLVEFDEALPAVACALELQSALNARNECVPDERRVQLRIGIHLGSVVHQDGDVFGEGVNLAARLESLARPGTLYVSEPVARQVRGLQVEAAMVRLGRSDLKKIRLPVPVYRIDPPVRRPRSWVARLRGLLPSRS
- a CDS encoding host attachment protein; the encoded protein is MADALWILVANASRARLFSTDERAEKWDLREEFFHEESRQRSSELFQQPDNPNAGALSKPQPENQPDARQQLEHERFARQLAERLERGINDRAFDRVVIASPPGFLGMLRKAISPRVQQRLMLDMRADYTHVPVKDLPERIPLT
- a CDS encoding HAD family hydrolase; the protein is MSPRLHAVILDLGNVLAFHDNALLFRRLGERAGLNAQDAERRLSGAGWTAANRGQLDAEGIRGDVCGALGVDLPMDEFNALWNCHFTIHEAVLPRVEGLVGRVKLVLLSNTNVLHVEWLRPRLPLLERFDHLVLSCEVGLVKPEPAIYQEALRHAGCAPQEAAFFDDVPAYVEAANAVGLQGHVFTTAAAFDAQLRALGL
- a CDS encoding methyl-accepting chemotaxis protein, yielding MRVPLLNSLKLRGRLTLYVTLLALIPLGVTSLGGVLSTQWVLKAQVNEMLRIEAEGLKDLVEASLVERETSVRSWAEDALVREALLSGRPEQSDEVLVRLQSHYNTFAGLVLFTDEGRALSASTSALRDSFQGQDEAVRESVWFRAAQQGQFTSSTLTREDPIFGMPVLHLAAPVLDPSNGRRLGVLLAAYDWGQVGEVVKAALARARARKNNSFALEVRSASGTVLFNSRGQEAWNVPDAVTAEAIDDDVLRDVGDGWHFVAMADPAEVHAPVTRMRQAFLLNLLVVGALVSMCALVLGRTITRPIVQLHQVVRHIVRTGDLAQKPEVHSRDEVGELAESFLQMVEKLRATTDSLQRGTRVLTDTVAALTRAAEQEESNITRQAAALQQTQVTAQEIKQTSLLAAERAGAVLQVASRAEELGKGGVRALTESMSGFETLRAQVDEMSVQIGQLNERAQRIGGITLTVKGLADRSNMLALNAAIEAVRSGEHGKGFGIVAKEIRTLANQSIHSTEQVGSLLEDITQSILKTVELSEQGQKRMDSGLAQVRSSGDSIQALSGIVQDNMSAVRQIAHAVNQQNAGIQEIFNALTDMSSLMHETMLGLQATQSVTGELREVAQQMEKVASSYRV